One window of the Leptospira broomii serovar Hurstbridge str. 5399 genome contains the following:
- a CDS encoding histidine kinase N-terminal 7TM domain-containing protein — protein sequence MSEWFRWTPYALLPVLSFSLSFLTLYLSIRNRNTSGSREFTVVSFGMLLYSFGYFWEMVCIRSDNILFWDNFQFLGPDIIVTALPFLCMRVVNLDRFIKPITVALFAAIPISIETVIWLGKPEWIRTSFYFDDTGPWRALVYEYGPWMNVYVYNFLVIFSLCLFALLAGTIFQRGFHRIRSLVFLIALSIPFVGQIMTVAKFVPFVHPKLDIFPLAASISCLIWVYGLFYFRILDLIPLARNQVFEWIQDAVFVLNRENYIIDCNQAALNLLGTPRLRSDTKLSQFLPDLVDTLNDCAMRQRTTTEWKRPGLMPIGYYDVSIKPLGEFNSIFRIVTLRDITERALEEKKISERRDILQSILDSTKILFLVLDGEGRLILVNKACQEVTGYDLSQLEGKSFWEVVLFPDDKNRVFRIFNKRFGPKRFPNRTNIHLKRRDGKSKYTVWEHKEVRDREGKLLYVISTGADVTGLEEAEGRIHTLQQANEEISDKNAIIELQKKELEEALLNLKRTQSQLIQTSKLADLGQLAAGIAHEINNPIGAIHAAGHNILSHLGKIRSGIRTELDRLAKLTDKEWNLFEEFIRRGIDSKEMTIGLERRRVLAQLKEEMNADNSLLPDETAELFVDHGIISNWKEFLPLVTETKTRDLLPFFLNLLGPEQSVATIRTAVERSSKIVYALRSFAHFESSQRKRIFSLKDNVDTVLTLYQNLFKHGVEVSTDLKDVPSFLGFPDDLMHLWTNLIMNSVQAMNYKGKLSIRAHVDGNEVLISIEDNGPGIPIETKDKVFEVFFTTKALGEGSGLGLDIARRIVEKHQGKIWFESNPGKTVFHVLLPFEKA from the coding sequence ATGTCGGAATGGTTTCGTTGGACACCCTATGCATTACTTCCCGTTCTCAGTTTCTCGCTTTCTTTCCTAACTTTATATCTCTCTATTCGAAATCGGAATACATCCGGCTCGAGAGAATTTACCGTCGTTTCATTCGGAATGCTTCTCTATAGTTTCGGTTATTTTTGGGAAATGGTTTGCATTCGATCGGATAATATTCTATTTTGGGATAATTTTCAATTCTTAGGGCCGGACATTATCGTTACGGCTCTACCGTTTCTTTGTATGAGAGTCGTGAATTTGGATAGATTCATCAAACCGATTACAGTGGCACTCTTTGCCGCCATTCCTATTTCCATAGAGACGGTCATTTGGTTAGGAAAGCCGGAATGGATTCGAACTTCTTTCTACTTTGATGATACTGGGCCCTGGAGAGCCCTAGTTTACGAATATGGCCCCTGGATGAACGTTTATGTCTATAATTTCCTGGTCATATTCTCACTCTGTTTGTTTGCTCTTCTTGCAGGTACAATCTTTCAAAGAGGGTTTCATCGAATCCGGAGTCTTGTTTTTTTAATCGCGCTCAGCATTCCGTTTGTCGGCCAAATCATGACGGTGGCAAAATTCGTCCCGTTTGTCCATCCTAAGCTCGACATTTTTCCTTTAGCCGCTAGCATCTCTTGCTTAATCTGGGTTTACGGTCTTTTTTACTTTCGGATTCTGGACTTGATCCCCTTGGCCAGGAACCAAGTCTTTGAGTGGATTCAAGATGCGGTTTTTGTTTTAAATCGTGAAAATTACATCATAGATTGCAATCAAGCCGCTCTCAATCTGCTTGGAACTCCTCGCCTTCGCAGCGATACCAAACTTTCCCAATTTCTTCCGGATCTAGTCGATACGCTCAATGATTGCGCGATGCGTCAACGAACTACGACCGAATGGAAACGACCGGGATTAATGCCGATCGGGTACTACGACGTATCGATCAAACCGCTCGGAGAATTCAATTCCATTTTTCGAATCGTTACGCTGCGGGATATTACCGAGCGCGCCTTGGAAGAGAAAAAGATTTCCGAAAGACGGGATATTCTACAAAGTATATTAGATTCCACTAAAATACTTTTTCTGGTTCTAGACGGAGAAGGACGATTGATCTTGGTCAATAAAGCCTGTCAGGAAGTGACCGGATACGATCTTTCGCAATTGGAAGGAAAATCGTTTTGGGAAGTGGTTCTTTTTCCGGACGATAAGAATCGGGTTTTTCGAATATTTAACAAGAGGTTCGGCCCTAAGCGGTTTCCGAATCGAACCAATATTCATCTGAAGCGGAGAGACGGAAAGTCAAAGTACACCGTTTGGGAGCATAAAGAAGTGCGGGACCGAGAAGGGAAATTGCTTTATGTTATTTCGACCGGTGCGGACGTAACCGGCTTGGAGGAAGCGGAAGGACGAATTCATACTCTACAACAAGCAAACGAAGAAATTTCCGATAAAAACGCCATCATCGAGCTGCAAAAGAAGGAACTCGAAGAAGCACTTCTGAATTTAAAACGGACTCAATCACAACTCATTCAAACTTCTAAGTTGGCGGATTTGGGGCAACTTGCAGCCGGAATCGCTCACGAAATCAATAATCCGATCGGAGCCATCCACGCTGCCGGGCATAATATTCTTTCGCACCTCGGTAAAATTAGGAGCGGAATCCGAACCGAACTGGACAGGTTGGCAAAACTTACCGACAAAGAATGGAATCTTTTCGAGGAGTTTATCCGGCGGGGAATCGATTCCAAAGAAATGACGATCGGATTGGAACGAAGGAGAGTACTCGCTCAACTGAAGGAAGAAATGAATGCCGACAACTCGTTACTGCCGGACGAAACCGCCGAATTGTTTGTAGACCACGGAATCATTTCCAATTGGAAAGAATTCCTTCCTCTAGTGACCGAAACAAAGACACGGGATCTGCTTCCTTTCTTTTTGAATTTACTAGGACCCGAGCAAAGCGTGGCTACGATTCGAACGGCAGTGGAACGTTCTTCAAAAATCGTTTATGCTCTTCGAAGCTTTGCCCATTTCGAATCTTCCCAGCGCAAACGAATCTTTTCTTTAAAGGATAATGTGGATACGGTTTTGACTCTCTATCAAAATTTATTCAAACATGGGGTCGAAGTTTCCACAGACCTGAAAGATGTTCCTTCCTTTCTAGGGTTTCCGGATGATTTGATGCATCTTTGGACGAATCTGATTATGAACTCGGTTCAAGCCATGAACTATAAGGGGAAATTATCCATTCGAGCTCATGTGGACGGGAACGAAGTCCTGATATCGATCGAAGATAACGGTCCTGGAATTCCTATCGAAACCAAGGACAAAGTGTTCGAGGTTTTCTTTACCACGAAAGCCCTGGGCGAAGGATCGGGGCTGGGTTTGGATATCGCCAGACGGATCGTCGAGAAACATCAGGGCAAAATTTGGTTCGAATCGAATCCCGGTAAAACGGTCTTTCACGTATTGCTGCCGTTTGAAAAAGCATGA
- a CDS encoding phytoene desaturase family protein encodes MENREYDVIIIGSGMGGLTTGSLLAQFSNKKVLLLEQHFKAGGFTHVFKREGKFLWDVGIHYVGDMQPDSALRKVFDLVTAGKVHWAAMPDIFEKFVYPDFTFSVKNDPKVYEKDLIDSFPDEKEAIGRYFQDIKKVASWHGRHMMLKALPPFLDTFGAALDLIGSSSALVTTGEYLDKNFQNQKLQAVLCSQWGDYGLPPKISSFAIHALIVAHYLKGGFYPIGGSGQIAQAVQDILKAHGGKIALSREVKEILVEKGKAIGVRVLNKRKTEEEGKEIEETYYAPQIVSDAGAYNTFINLLPTSVELPYRQELESFSKVYPLTANVTLYLGLKEDPRKLGFKGENHWIYSSYDHDKNFSEGYKWTEGGKIPGVYLSFPSLKDPEAHAHTAEIIAFCDYKAFELWKDQPWKERNEVYKAKKAEMIRRLLDYVEEKYKGFKDLVEYTELSTPITTEHFTLHRKGTIYGLPCVPDRFRESKSPWFSPKTPVENLTLTGADAASPGLSGAMMGGFSAFANMSGGMTVLQLFRKTMNS; translated from the coding sequence ATGGAAAATCGCGAATACGACGTTATTATCATCGGCTCCGGCATGGGAGGATTGACCACGGGGTCTCTTCTAGCTCAGTTTTCCAATAAGAAAGTTCTGCTTTTGGAGCAACATTTCAAAGCCGGAGGCTTCACTCACGTTTTCAAACGAGAAGGAAAATTTCTTTGGGATGTCGGAATTCATTATGTAGGCGATATGCAACCCGACTCAGCTCTCAGGAAGGTTTTCGATTTAGTCACGGCGGGTAAGGTCCATTGGGCGGCAATGCCGGATATTTTTGAGAAGTTTGTGTATCCGGATTTTACGTTTAGCGTTAAGAACGATCCGAAGGTATATGAAAAAGATTTAATAGACTCTTTTCCGGATGAGAAGGAGGCTATCGGACGATATTTTCAAGATATCAAAAAGGTGGCATCTTGGCACGGACGTCACATGATGCTCAAAGCCTTACCTCCCTTTCTGGACACTTTCGGTGCCGCTCTAGATCTGATCGGCTCTTCATCGGCTTTAGTGACCACCGGAGAATATTTGGATAAAAACTTTCAAAACCAAAAGCTCCAGGCGGTCCTTTGCTCTCAATGGGGAGATTACGGCCTCCCTCCCAAAATAAGCTCCTTTGCCATTCACGCTCTTATCGTCGCTCATTATTTAAAAGGCGGCTTTTATCCGATAGGCGGCTCCGGACAGATCGCGCAAGCGGTCCAAGATATTCTAAAAGCTCACGGAGGCAAAATTGCGTTATCCCGGGAAGTGAAGGAAATACTCGTCGAGAAAGGAAAAGCGATCGGAGTCAGAGTCCTCAACAAAAGGAAAACGGAGGAAGAAGGAAAGGAAATCGAAGAAACGTATTACGCTCCCCAAATCGTTTCCGACGCCGGAGCATATAATACTTTCATAAATCTTTTACCGACTTCAGTGGAGCTCCCCTATCGCCAAGAACTGGAATCCTTCTCGAAAGTATATCCGCTGACGGCAAACGTGACTCTCTATTTAGGTTTAAAGGAAGATCCGAGAAAACTCGGCTTTAAAGGAGAAAATCACTGGATCTATTCTTCGTACGATCACGATAAGAATTTTTCTGAAGGATATAAATGGACGGAAGGAGGGAAAATCCCGGGTGTCTATTTGTCCTTCCCTTCATTAAAGGATCCGGAAGCTCACGCTCACACTGCGGAGATCATCGCCTTCTGCGATTACAAGGCTTTCGAATTATGGAAAGACCAACCTTGGAAAGAACGAAACGAGGTCTATAAGGCCAAAAAAGCAGAGATGATTCGCCGTCTTCTGGATTACGTGGAAGAGAAATACAAAGGATTTAAGGATTTGGTGGAATATACCGAACTTTCCACTCCGATTACCACGGAGCATTTTACCTTACATCGAAAGGGAACCATCTACGGTTTGCCTTGCGTACCCGATCGATTTAGAGAGTCCAAATCCCCCTGGTTTTCACCCAAAACTCCCGTCGAAAATTTGACATTAACGGGGGCAGATGCGGCATCCCCCGGTTTGAGTGGAGCCATGATGGGAGGCTTCTCCGCATTTGCTAATATGTCGGGCGGAATGACTGTCTTACAATTGTTTCGAAAAACGATGAATTCATAA
- a CDS encoding tyrosine-type recombinase/integrase, translating into MTPKVKILLDWIDGRAFFRIRMLQFDSRIFDFFKKLPNAKWARNSREWLVPRSDAHLSEFLFSAGRFVEADPDILLLPLKTELLRRNYSRKTEKAYFLYNRAFLKASGKHPYYVEDSDLIGYLDNIHYRRRLSSVTVRSILQALKFYYNSVLGRQFLLSYSIPKRERKIPEALTKDEVFKILNIPLNAKHRLLLSLCYGAGLRVSELVSIRGIDIDWKKNQIRIRQGKGKKDRFTILPKFCKEELRKSVNRSGENSWVFQGQSGNSHLHVRTAERVFESSRDKALIKKDVSIHDLRHAFAIHLLESGTSIKIIQKLLGHISVRTTEIYARITDPTLLMVQSPLDALHSAEI; encoded by the coding sequence ATGACGCCAAAAGTCAAGATTCTTCTGGATTGGATTGATGGGAGGGCTTTTTTCAGAATTCGGATGCTTCAATTCGATTCTAGGATATTTGATTTTTTTAAAAAACTTCCGAATGCGAAATGGGCTCGAAATTCGAGAGAGTGGTTGGTCCCTCGATCCGATGCGCATTTATCCGAATTTCTTTTTTCTGCCGGGAGATTTGTGGAGGCAGATCCTGATATCTTACTTCTTCCCTTGAAAACCGAACTGCTGAGGAGAAATTACAGTAGGAAAACCGAAAAGGCCTACTTTCTGTACAACCGAGCCTTTTTAAAAGCTTCAGGAAAGCATCCTTACTATGTGGAAGATTCTGATCTAATCGGATATTTGGATAATATTCATTATAGGCGCAGACTTTCCTCTGTCACGGTTCGTTCCATTCTACAGGCTTTGAAATTTTACTATAATTCGGTTCTCGGAAGGCAATTTCTTCTCTCTTATTCTATTCCGAAGCGCGAAAGGAAAATTCCGGAGGCTCTAACTAAGGATGAAGTCTTCAAGATCTTGAATATTCCGCTAAATGCTAAACATAGGCTTCTTTTATCCTTATGTTATGGAGCAGGTTTACGTGTAAGCGAGTTAGTTTCTATCCGGGGAATTGACATAGATTGGAAAAAGAATCAGATTCGAATACGGCAAGGAAAAGGAAAGAAGGATAGGTTTACGATTCTGCCTAAATTTTGTAAGGAAGAACTAAGAAAAAGCGTTAATCGTTCCGGAGAGAATTCTTGGGTGTTTCAAGGCCAATCGGGGAATTCACATCTTCATGTTAGAACTGCCGAACGTGTTTTCGAATCTTCGCGCGATAAGGCTCTTATCAAGAAGGATGTTTCAATTCATGATCTTCGGCATGCTTTTGCGATTCATTTGCTTGAATCGGGAACTTCAATAAAAATTATTCAGAAATTACTTGGGCATATTTCGGTTCGTACTACCGAGATTTATGCCCGGATCACCGACCCTACGCTACTGATGGTTCAAAGTCCGCTGGACGCTTTACATTCGGCAGAGATTTAG